The proteins below come from a single Salinivibrio kushneri genomic window:
- a CDS encoding TRAP transporter large permease: MFDLSSIGLAWGSLLMLVMLIGLLLTGMQLAFVSGFVAIFFTLFWFGPEAMPLIASRTYSFASGYVFLAVPMFVLMAALLDRSGIAKDLFDAMKSLGRKVRGGVAVQTILVAVLLASMSGVIGGETVLLGILALPQMLRLGYDRKLAIGTTCAGGALGTMLPPSIVLIIYGMTASVSIGDLFKASFLPAFILAACYIAYVLIRCKLNPSLAPIPSDSGEDDEPQVSYFKALFFPLFSVAVVLGSIYTGVASVTEASALGVVGIMLSAIVRGEMNLSMLKESAIATMRTCGMIMWIGIGASALVGIYNLMGGIDFVEQVILSLSGGSAIGTLLIMMVILLVLGMFLDWVGVALLTMPIFVPIITGLGFDPIWFGVVFCLNMQVSFLSPPFGPAAFYLKSVAPKDISLGEIFTSLLPFIALQVFVLSLVIIFPELAMWWQ; the protein is encoded by the coding sequence ATGTTTGATTTATCTTCGATTGGACTGGCGTGGGGAAGCCTGCTCATGCTGGTGATGCTGATTGGATTGCTACTCACTGGGATGCAATTGGCGTTTGTGTCTGGGTTTGTGGCGATCTTTTTTACCCTCTTTTGGTTTGGCCCCGAGGCGATGCCATTAATTGCCAGCCGTACCTACAGTTTTGCCTCTGGTTACGTCTTTTTAGCCGTGCCGATGTTCGTATTAATGGCGGCACTACTTGACCGTTCAGGCATCGCCAAAGATCTTTTCGATGCCATGAAGTCCCTAGGGCGCAAGGTGAGAGGCGGGGTCGCGGTACAAACCATTTTAGTCGCGGTGTTGCTGGCTTCTATGTCTGGCGTGATTGGCGGTGAAACCGTGCTATTGGGGATCTTGGCGTTACCGCAAATGCTCCGCCTTGGTTATGATCGCAAGCTGGCGATCGGGACCACCTGTGCCGGGGGTGCGCTGGGGACCATGCTGCCGCCCAGTATCGTACTGATCATCTATGGTATGACCGCCAGTGTGTCGATTGGTGATTTGTTCAAGGCATCCTTTCTCCCCGCCTTCATTCTCGCCGCTTGTTACATCGCTTATGTGTTGATTCGTTGTAAGTTAAACCCGTCACTGGCGCCGATCCCAAGTGACAGCGGGGAAGACGATGAGCCGCAAGTGAGCTACTTTAAAGCGTTGTTTTTCCCACTTTTCTCGGTAGCCGTGGTACTTGGCAGTATTTACACTGGAGTGGCCTCGGTCACTGAAGCCTCGGCGCTTGGCGTGGTGGGGATCATGCTGTCTGCGATTGTCCGTGGTGAGATGAACCTTTCGATGCTCAAAGAGAGCGCAATTGCCACTATGCGTACTTGCGGGATGATCATGTGGATTGGCATTGGTGCCAGCGCCCTGGTGGGAATCTACAACCTGATGGGCGGGATTGATTTTGTTGAACAAGTGATCCTGAGCCTAAGCGGCGGCAGTGCGATAGGTACCTTGCTTATCATGATGGTGATCTTACTCGTCTTAGGGATGTTTTTAGACTGGGTCGGGGTGGCGCTGTTAACCATGCCGATTTTTGTGCCCATCATCACCGGGCTTGGTTTTGACCCCATTTGGTTCGGGGTGGTGTTCTGCCTCAACATGCAGGTGTCGTTCCTTTCGCCGCCATTTGGACCCGCTGCCTTCTACCTTAAATCAGTCGCCCCGAAAGACATTAGTCTTGGTGAGATTTTTACCTCACTGCTGCCTTTTATCGCCCTGCAAGTGTTCGTGCTGTCATTGGTGATTATCTTCCCTGAGTTGGCAATGTGGTGGCAATGA
- a CDS encoding gluconokinase: MKVKKLLIMGVSGCGKSLIGSEIARALDLPFYDGDDYHPADNVEKMRQGIPLTDADRSGWLRTLNRLYTDNEAAVIACSALKPEYRDVLRQNNPELVIVYLQGDYATIWSRLQKRANHYFHGEAMLRSQFDALVEPSPEEALFVDISYPVDTVVAHALQQIKEMES; this comes from the coding sequence ATGAAAGTAAAAAAACTATTAATCATGGGGGTTTCAGGGTGCGGCAAAAGCCTGATTGGCAGTGAAATTGCCCGTGCACTCGACCTGCCTTTTTATGACGGTGACGATTATCATCCCGCTGACAATGTAGAAAAAATGCGGCAAGGGATCCCACTGACTGATGCTGACCGCAGCGGTTGGTTACGTACCTTGAACCGTCTGTATACCGACAATGAGGCAGCGGTGATTGCTTGCTCAGCATTAAAGCCGGAGTACCGCGACGTGCTGCGACAAAACAACCCAGAGTTAGTGATTGTCTATCTGCAAGGGGATTACGCTACGATTTGGTCGCGGCTACAAAAACGGGCTAACCATTATTTTCATGGTGAGGCCATGCTGCGTAGCCAATTTGACGCCTTGGTCGAGCCCAGCCCCGAAGAGGCCTTGTTTGTCGATATCTCTTACCCCGTCGACACCGTGGTCGCGCACGCGTTGCAACAAATAAAGGAGATGGAGTCATGA
- the gndA gene encoding NADP-dependent phosphogluconate dehydrogenase: MTPSQIGLVGLGVMGKSLALNLVDHGFNVAGFDIDPHHRQAALEAALPLNQASDKGLLTVVDSLSQLLASLQTPRVIALSVPAGEVVDTVIDELLAAGLAPDDIVIDTGNSLWTDSERRARDYQEQFRFFNTAISGGEVGARTGPSLMASGDASAWAQVKPMWLAIAAKVDHAGQPVSQFEQGEPCAAYLGGAGVGHYVKMVHNGIEYADMQLIAEAYHFMSQALGLSAVEIGQCFARWNQGPLNSYLMAISAEILQTPDPITGKPFVEVVLDKAGQKGTGMWTAVNALQTGVAAPTIAQAVFARAQSGLKTVRVAAAKTRTNSAAVAYDDIDTQLENLHDALYYAKLSVYAQGFDLINTTAQQQGWTLDFAQIAKIWRAGCIIRAQCLSEIASAYQQTPDVANLLLVAPFAEAMNRQAPGWRATVASAAQAAVPIPAMAASLSYFDALYSEVLPANLLQAQRDYFGAHGYARVDDDESRQYHLTWSEQPKRQRIR, translated from the coding sequence ATGACGCCATCACAGATAGGTCTGGTTGGATTAGGTGTGATGGGGAAAAGCCTGGCTTTAAACCTGGTCGATCATGGCTTTAATGTCGCAGGCTTTGATATTGACCCGCATCACCGCCAAGCGGCGCTTGAGGCCGCGTTACCCCTCAATCAGGCGTCGGACAAGGGGCTGCTAACGGTGGTTGATTCGCTCTCTCAGCTGCTGGCCAGTTTGCAAACGCCGCGCGTTATCGCCTTGTCGGTGCCCGCCGGCGAGGTGGTCGACACGGTGATCGATGAGTTGCTAGCAGCGGGGCTCGCACCTGACGATATTGTTATCGACACCGGCAACAGCCTGTGGACGGATAGTGAGCGGCGCGCCCGCGACTACCAAGAGCAATTTCGATTTTTTAACACCGCCATTTCCGGCGGGGAAGTGGGCGCTCGCACCGGCCCCTCGCTGATGGCCAGTGGCGATGCGTCAGCGTGGGCGCAGGTTAAACCCATGTGGTTGGCGATTGCGGCAAAAGTGGATCACGCTGGTCAGCCTGTGAGCCAGTTTGAGCAGGGTGAACCGTGTGCCGCTTATTTGGGCGGTGCGGGTGTGGGTCATTATGTCAAGATGGTACATAACGGCATTGAATATGCGGACATGCAGTTAATTGCGGAAGCGTACCACTTTATGTCGCAAGCACTAGGACTGTCAGCGGTGGAAATTGGCCAATGTTTTGCTCGTTGGAACCAAGGGCCACTCAATAGCTACTTGATGGCAATCAGCGCCGAGATCTTGCAAACCCCAGACCCTATCACAGGTAAGCCGTTCGTCGAGGTGGTGCTGGATAAAGCCGGCCAAAAGGGGACAGGCATGTGGACGGCAGTGAATGCGCTGCAAACCGGTGTCGCGGCTCCGACCATTGCCCAGGCGGTGTTTGCTCGCGCCCAAAGTGGCTTAAAAACGGTGCGAGTGGCGGCAGCGAAAACCCGTACCAACTCAGCGGCAGTTGCGTATGATGATATTGATACACAGCTTGAAAACCTGCACGACGCCCTGTATTACGCCAAATTATCGGTGTATGCCCAAGGGTTTGACCTGATCAACACCACCGCGCAGCAACAAGGCTGGACACTGGACTTTGCGCAAATTGCCAAGATTTGGCGCGCAGGGTGCATTATCCGCGCGCAATGTTTAAGCGAGATTGCCAGCGCGTATCAACAGACGCCAGATGTCGCTAATTTACTTCTTGTCGCGCCCTTTGCCGAAGCGATGAACCGCCAAGCTCCCGGCTGGCGTGCGACCGTTGCCAGTGCCGCGCAAGCGGCGGTACCTATTCCCGCGATGGCGGCGTCATTGAGTTATTTTGATGCCCTGTACAGCGAGGTGTTACCCGCTAACTTGCTTCAGGCTCAGCGCGACTATTTTGGCGCTCATGGCTATGCACGTGTGGATGACGATGAGTCACGCCAGTACCATTTAACCTGGAGTGAGCAACCAAAGCGCCAGCGAATACGATAA
- the gntR gene encoding gluconate operon transcriptional repressor GntR, whose translation MANKKKRPTLQDIADRVGVTKMTVSRCLRDPAMVSDAAREKIQLAVEELGYIPNRAPDILSNAKSHAIGVLVPSLTNQVFAEVIRGIESVTSPEGYQTMIAHYSYSAALEEQSIESLLSYNVDAIILSENVHTDRARKMLQTASIPVIEIMDSVSPRLEQAVGFDNTQASRDMTNALIEKGRQCIAYFAARMDERTRLKLEGYHQAIAQTQQMPISLQTEDASSFTLGAKLLGQILELHPKVDGIVCTNDDLAIGALYECQRRGIKVPEHIAIAGFHGHDISQAMLPKLATVITPREEIGRVAATELIARLRGADTWPSHIDLGYRIEHGESI comes from the coding sequence ATGGCGAATAAGAAAAAGCGACCGACATTACAAGACATTGCCGACCGAGTCGGCGTCACCAAAATGACAGTAAGCCGTTGTTTGCGCGATCCGGCGATGGTCTCGGACGCCGCCCGTGAAAAAATCCAATTGGCGGTAGAGGAGCTGGGTTATATTCCCAACCGCGCCCCCGATATTCTTTCTAATGCGAAATCCCACGCGATTGGCGTACTGGTGCCTTCCCTGACCAACCAAGTCTTTGCCGAAGTGATCCGCGGGATTGAATCGGTTACCTCACCAGAGGGCTATCAAACCATGATTGCCCACTACAGCTACAGCGCCGCGCTTGAGGAGCAGAGCATTGAGTCTTTGCTATCGTATAACGTCGATGCAATCATTCTGTCCGAAAATGTGCATACCGATAGAGCGCGCAAAATGTTGCAAACCGCCTCGATTCCGGTGATTGAAATCATGGACAGCGTGTCGCCACGCCTCGAGCAAGCGGTCGGTTTTGACAACACCCAAGCCTCGCGGGATATGACCAACGCCCTGATTGAAAAAGGGCGCCAATGCATTGCGTATTTTGCCGCCCGTATGGATGAGCGCACGCGCTTAAAGCTTGAGGGTTATCATCAAGCGATTGCTCAAACCCAGCAAATGCCGATCAGTCTGCAAACTGAAGACGCCTCGTCATTTACCTTAGGGGCCAAGTTACTCGGCCAGATCCTTGAGTTACATCCCAAGGTGGATGGCATTGTTTGCACCAACGATGACTTGGCGATTGGCGCTTTATATGAATGCCAACGACGCGGGATCAAGGTGCCGGAACATATTGCGATTGCCGGTTTTCACGGCCACGATATCAGCCAAGCCATGCTCCCTAAACTGGCGACAGTGATCACCCCCCGAGAAGAAATCGGCCGCGTCGCTGCCACCGAGCTTATCGCCCGACTCCGCGGCGCCGACACCTGGCCGAGTCACATCGATCTTGGCTACCGCATCGAACACGGGGAGAGTATTTGA
- a CDS encoding YicC/YloC family endoribonuclease, whose product MIHSMTAYARQELKGDWGNAVWEIRSVNQRYLETYIRMPEPLRSLEPVVRERFRKRLARGKVECNLRFDTSQASQDKLTINEALAKQVIHAAKWVKETAGEGNINPFQVLNWPGVMEAPEQDTDELHRALLAGLDEALDAFIAARASEGENMKALIEQRLDAISAEVIKVREKMPTVIEWQRERLTTRLEEAQVELDPARVEQEMVMLAQKVDVAEELDRLDSHVSEARKILKKGGACGRRLDFMMQEFNREANTLASKSISTEITASGVELKVLIEQMREQIQNIE is encoded by the coding sequence ATGATCCACAGTATGACCGCCTACGCCCGTCAAGAACTCAAGGGCGATTGGGGCAACGCGGTTTGGGAAATCCGCTCCGTCAACCAGCGCTATCTCGAAACCTACATTCGCATGCCTGAGCCGCTACGTAGCCTTGAGCCTGTGGTACGCGAGCGTTTTCGCAAGCGCCTAGCCCGCGGCAAAGTGGAATGCAACCTGCGCTTTGATACCTCACAAGCCAGCCAAGATAAGCTCACCATTAATGAAGCCTTGGCCAAACAAGTGATTCACGCCGCCAAATGGGTGAAAGAGACCGCGGGTGAGGGCAACATCAATCCGTTTCAAGTACTGAACTGGCCAGGGGTGATGGAAGCGCCGGAGCAAGACACCGACGAGCTACACCGCGCCTTATTGGCCGGTCTTGATGAAGCACTTGATGCCTTTATCGCCGCACGTGCCAGCGAAGGCGAGAACATGAAAGCCCTGATTGAGCAGCGACTCGATGCCATTAGCGCTGAAGTGATCAAAGTGCGTGAAAAGATGCCCACCGTGATTGAGTGGCAGCGTGAACGTTTAACCACGCGCTTAGAAGAAGCACAAGTGGAACTCGACCCAGCCCGCGTAGAGCAAGAAATGGTGATGCTGGCGCAAAAAGTAGACGTTGCGGAAGAGCTTGACCGCTTGGACTCACACGTTTCAGAGGCGCGCAAGATCCTCAAAAAAGGCGGCGCCTGCGGCCGACGCTTGGACTTTATGATGCAAGAGTTCAACCGCGAAGCCAACACCCTCGCCTCCAAATCGATCAGCACCGAGATCACCGCCTCCGGCGTCGAGCTCAAAGTGCTTATCGAACAAATGCGCGAGCAGATCCAGAATATTGAGTGA
- the rph gene encoding ribonuclease PH, translating into MRPSGRALDQIRPVSFTRGFTAHAEGSVLVCFGDTKVICNATIEEGVPRFLKGKGQGWVTAEYGMLPRATHTRNRREASSGKQGGRTVEIQRLIGRSLRAAVDLKALGERTITVDCDVIQADGGTRTASISGASVALADALNALVRDGKLAANPMRGHVAAVSVGIYQQTPICDLEYVEDSAADTDMNVVMLEDGRMIEVQGTAEAEPFTPDELNAMLALASKGIDDIVVAQKSALADA; encoded by the coding sequence ATGCGCCCAAGTGGAAGAGCACTCGACCAAATTCGTCCCGTTAGCTTTACCCGCGGTTTTACGGCCCACGCAGAAGGCTCTGTGTTGGTGTGCTTTGGTGATACCAAGGTGATCTGTAACGCCACGATTGAAGAGGGCGTGCCGCGCTTTTTAAAAGGCAAGGGCCAAGGTTGGGTAACTGCCGAGTATGGCATGTTGCCACGTGCAACCCACACCCGTAACCGTCGTGAAGCATCAAGCGGTAAACAAGGTGGCCGTACCGTCGAAATTCAACGTTTGATTGGCCGCAGTTTGCGCGCCGCGGTCGATTTAAAAGCACTGGGTGAGCGCACCATTACGGTTGACTGTGACGTGATTCAAGCAGACGGTGGCACACGCACTGCATCCATTTCTGGCGCGAGCGTGGCCCTGGCGGACGCACTTAACGCGCTGGTACGCGACGGCAAGCTTGCAGCTAACCCAATGCGTGGCCATGTGGCCGCCGTGTCGGTGGGTATTTATCAGCAAACGCCGATTTGCGACCTTGAATACGTGGAAGACTCGGCGGCCGATACCGACATGAATGTGGTGATGCTCGAAGATGGCCGCATGATTGAGGTGCAGGGCACTGCCGAGGCCGAGCCGTTTACCCCCGATGAGCTAAACGCGATGCTCGCGTTGGCCAGTAAGGGCATCGATGACATTGTCGTCGCGCAAAAATCGGCACTCGCCGACGCATAA
- the pyrE gene encoding orotate phosphoribosyltransferase has translation MKAYQRQFIEFALEREVLKFGEFTLKSGRKSPYFFNAGLFNTGRDLAKLGEFYAAALMDAGIDYDVLFGPAYKGIPIATTTAVALATHHDVDTPYCFNRKEAKDHGEGGNLVGSALSGRVMLVDDVITAGTAIRESMTLIQAQGAQLAGVLVAIDRQERGQGELSAIQEVERDFGCQVVSIISLSDLVTYLEQSQADPAQLAAVKAYQASYGI, from the coding sequence ATGAAAGCCTATCAGCGCCAGTTTATTGAGTTTGCCTTAGAGCGTGAGGTATTAAAGTTTGGCGAGTTTACCCTTAAATCAGGGCGGAAGAGTCCGTACTTTTTTAATGCCGGCTTGTTTAACACCGGGCGCGATTTGGCAAAGCTGGGTGAATTTTATGCGGCCGCGTTGATGGATGCAGGGATTGATTACGATGTGTTGTTTGGTCCGGCTTACAAAGGGATCCCGATTGCGACCACCACGGCGGTGGCACTTGCTACGCATCATGATGTGGATACGCCTTATTGTTTTAACCGCAAAGAGGCCAAAGACCATGGTGAGGGCGGCAACTTGGTCGGCAGCGCGCTGAGTGGCCGTGTGATGTTGGTGGATGATGTGATCACCGCAGGTACCGCCATTCGTGAGTCAATGACACTGATTCAAGCGCAAGGGGCACAGCTTGCCGGTGTATTGGTGGCCATTGACCGCCAAGAGCGTGGGCAAGGAGAGTTGTCGGCGATCCAAGAAGTCGAGCGTGACTTTGGTTGTCAGGTGGTTTCCATTATTAGCTTATCGGACTTGGTCACTTATTTAGAGCAAAGCCAAGCCGATCCGGCTCAGCTAGCGGCGGTGAAAGCGTACCAGGCGAGCTACGGGATTTAA
- the slmA gene encoding nucleoid occlusion factor SlmA, whose amino-acid sequence MAAPKKSNRREEILQALAQMLESNQGSQRITTAKLAEQVGVSEAALYRHFPSKARMFEGLIEFIEDSLLSRINLIIEEEKDTLVRLKLILQLLLAFGERNPGLTRIMTGHALMFEQDRLQARINQLFERVEAQLKQVLRERRLREGKGFPLDEAVLASQLISQVEGGFCRYVRSSFKQLPTANFEQYWQLLTNQLQ is encoded by the coding sequence ATGGCAGCCCCAAAAAAAAGTAATCGCCGCGAAGAGATCCTTCAAGCGCTCGCGCAAATGCTGGAATCCAACCAAGGCAGCCAACGCATCACCACGGCCAAACTCGCCGAGCAAGTCGGGGTGTCTGAGGCAGCTCTCTATCGCCACTTCCCCAGTAAAGCGCGGATGTTTGAGGGGCTAATCGAGTTTATCGAAGATTCCCTGTTATCCCGCATCAACCTGATCATTGAGGAAGAAAAGGATACCTTGGTGCGCCTCAAACTGATTTTGCAATTGCTGCTGGCCTTTGGTGAGCGCAACCCGGGGCTCACGCGCATCATGACAGGCCATGCCTTGATGTTTGAGCAAGATAGATTACAAGCGCGCATCAACCAGCTGTTTGAACGCGTCGAAGCGCAGCTTAAGCAAGTACTGCGCGAGCGTCGTTTACGCGAAGGAAAAGGGTTCCCATTGGATGAGGCAGTGCTCGCCAGCCAATTGATTAGCCAAGTGGAAGGTGGCTTTTGTCGCTACGTGCGTTCGTCATTTAAGCAGTTGCCGACTGCCAATTTCGAGCAATACTGGCAACTGCTCACCAATCAACTGCAGTAA
- the coaBC gene encoding bifunctional phosphopantothenoylcysteine decarboxylase/phosphopantothenate--cysteine ligase CoaBC gives MANSSQQPAQTLAGKRILLGMGGGIAAYKCADLTRRLIERGATVKVVMTHAAKEFITPLTLQAVSGHPVSDSLLDPAAEASMGHIELAKWADLVLIAPATADLIARIHAGMGNDLLTTVCLATDAPLAIAPAMNQQMYRAHATQANLSGLRARGCLIWGPDSGAQACGDVGPGRMLEPLALVGECERWAGPKPLSGKRVMITAGPTREALDPVRYLSNHSSGKMGYALAEAAARLGADVTLVSGPVALAVPTGVTRIDVTSAQQMHDAVHASITDHDIFIGCAAVADYRPQTMAEQKMKKQANQDTMTVTMVKNPDIIASVAGLTTHRPFTVGFAAETQDVAAYARDKLTRKTLDMICANDVSQSDQGFNSDRNALHLFWPGGDKALPVTEKRTLAHEVMAHIHARYLQQTIQDEH, from the coding sequence ATGGCCAATAGTTCACAGCAGCCAGCCCAGACGCTGGCCGGTAAACGTATTCTGCTTGGCATGGGCGGCGGGATTGCCGCGTATAAGTGTGCCGACCTTACCCGCCGCCTCATCGAGCGTGGCGCTACCGTCAAGGTGGTGATGACTCATGCTGCAAAAGAGTTTATTACCCCACTGACCCTGCAAGCCGTTTCCGGTCATCCGGTATCGGATAGCTTACTCGACCCCGCGGCTGAGGCCTCTATGGGGCATATTGAACTGGCTAAATGGGCCGACTTGGTGCTGATTGCCCCCGCAACCGCCGATTTAATTGCCCGGATCCACGCTGGCATGGGCAATGATTTGCTCACCACCGTGTGCTTGGCCACCGATGCCCCCCTGGCGATTGCGCCGGCGATGAACCAGCAAATGTATCGCGCCCACGCCACCCAAGCGAACTTAAGTGGGCTACGTGCACGCGGCTGCCTGATATGGGGCCCAGACAGTGGCGCGCAAGCCTGCGGTGATGTGGGCCCCGGGCGCATGCTCGAGCCTTTGGCCTTAGTGGGTGAATGCGAACGTTGGGCCGGTCCCAAGCCGCTCTCAGGCAAGCGCGTGATGATTACCGCCGGCCCTACCCGCGAAGCGCTAGACCCAGTCCGATATCTGTCTAACCACAGTTCAGGGAAAATGGGCTATGCCCTCGCCGAGGCGGCAGCCCGTTTAGGGGCCGATGTCACCTTAGTCTCCGGCCCGGTGGCTTTGGCAGTGCCGACAGGTGTCACGCGTATTGATGTCACCAGTGCCCAACAAATGCATGATGCGGTGCATGCGAGCATCACCGATCACGACATTTTTATCGGCTGTGCCGCGGTCGCGGACTACCGTCCACAGACCATGGCCGAGCAGAAAATGAAAAAGCAGGCCAATCAAGACACAATGACGGTCACCATGGTGAAAAATCCCGACATTATTGCTTCGGTAGCGGGCTTAACAACACATCGTCCATTTACGGTCGGCTTTGCCGCCGAAACCCAAGATGTAGCGGCCTACGCGCGTGACAAGCTGACGCGCAAAACGCTTGATATGATTTGTGCTAACGATGTATCCCAATCCGATCAAGGCTTTAACAGCGATCGCAATGCCTTGCACCTGTTTTGGCCTGGGGGAGACAAAGCCCTACCGGTCACGGAAAAGCGTACATTAGCTCACGAGGTGATGGCGCACATACATGCCCGCTATTTACAGCAAACCATCCAGGATGAGCACTGA
- the radC gene encoding RadC family protein has protein sequence MSLKTLPQDCRPRERLLARGAESLSDAELLAIFLRTGVTGMSAVALADHLLQDFGSLRALMGADQGAFCQRKGLGSAKYAQLQAVLELSRRYLKETLSKTDALTSPDHTRRYLSTLLRDRPREAFYVLFLDNQHRVIADEQLFEGTHNAASVYPREIVRRALELHAAALILAHNHPSGVAEPSQADRHITDRIANALSLVDVRVLDHLVIGDGDVVSFAERGWLLSP, from the coding sequence ATGAGCCTAAAAACCTTGCCGCAAGATTGTCGCCCCAGGGAACGCTTGTTAGCACGGGGAGCGGAAAGCCTCTCGGATGCCGAGCTGTTGGCGATTTTTTTACGCACGGGCGTCACAGGGATGAGTGCGGTAGCGCTGGCTGACCATCTGTTGCAGGATTTTGGTTCGCTCCGGGCGCTGATGGGCGCGGACCAAGGGGCGTTTTGTCAGCGAAAAGGACTGGGTAGCGCCAAATACGCCCAGTTGCAGGCGGTATTGGAGTTGAGTCGACGTTATTTAAAAGAAACCTTGAGCAAAACCGACGCACTCACCAGCCCAGACCATACTCGCCGTTACCTTTCGACCTTGCTGCGTGACCGACCTCGCGAGGCATTTTACGTTTTATTTCTCGACAATCAGCATCGCGTGATCGCCGATGAACAGCTTTTTGAAGGCACACACAATGCGGCGAGCGTCTATCCACGAGAAATTGTCCGTCGCGCGCTCGAGTTGCATGCGGCAGCACTGATTTTGGCCCATAACCACCCATCCGGCGTGGCAGAGCCGAGCCAGGCAGACCGACATATTACCGATAGAATTGCCAATGCCTTGTCATTAGTGGATGTTCGCGTGCTTGATCACCTAGTGATTGGGGACGGAGATGTGGTATCGTTCGCCGAACGAGGTTGGTTGTTATCCCCTTAA
- the rpmB gene encoding 50S ribosomal protein L28, producing MSRVCQVTGKRPVVGNNRSHANNATKRRFLPNLQTHRFWVESEKRFVKLRLSTKGMRIIDKKGIDSVLTEMRARGENV from the coding sequence ATGTCACGAGTATGCCAAGTAACTGGCAAGCGTCCTGTAGTTGGTAACAACCGCTCTCACGCTAATAACGCCACCAAGCGTCGTTTTCTGCCGAACCTGCAAACTCATCGTTTCTGGGTAGAAAGCGAAAAACGCTTCGTTAAACTGCGTCTATCTACTAAAGGTATGCGCATCATCGACAAAAAAGGCATTGATTCTGTACTTACAGAAATGCGTGCCCGCGGTGAGAACGTATAA
- the rpmG gene encoding 50S ribosomal protein L33, with the protein MAKNGVREKIRLVSSAGTGHFYTTDKNKRNMPSKFEIKKFDPVVRKHVMYKEAKIK; encoded by the coding sequence ATGGCTAAAAACGGCGTTCGTGAGAAGATTCGTCTAGTATCCTCTGCAGGTACTGGTCACTTCTACACCACAGACAAGAACAAACGTAACATGCCTAGCAAATTCGAGATCAAAAAATTTGATCCTGTAGTTCGCAAGCACGTTATGTATAAAGAAGCCAAAATCAAGTAA